A region from the Lentimonas sp. CC4 genome encodes:
- a CDS encoding thioredoxin family protein, which yields MKSKKLLSLLCVTFLGLAATAFASDGWMTDFDAAKAKAKAEDKPMLLDFTGSDWCGWCIKLDKEVFGEAAFKEYASSELVLVELDFPRGKEQSAELKAQNEKLAKQYGIRGFPTILVLSPDGELIEQTGYQRGGAEAYVEHIKGIVAKQ from the coding sequence ATGAAATCTAAAAAACTACTTTCTTTACTCTGTGTGACTTTTCTCGGCCTAGCAGCGACGGCATTCGCTAGTGATGGTTGGATGACTGACTTTGATGCGGCAAAGGCAAAGGCGAAGGCTGAGGATAAGCCGATGCTGTTGGACTTTACTGGCTCTGATTGGTGCGGTTGGTGCATCAAACTCGATAAAGAGGTGTTTGGTGAAGCTGCGTTTAAGGAGTATGCCTCGAGTGAGCTGGTATTGGTTGAACTCGACTTTCCTCGTGGCAAGGAGCAGTCCGCCGAGCTGAAGGCTCAAAATGAGAAGTTGGCCAAGCAGTATGGCATCCGTGGCTTCCCTACCATTTTGGTGCTATCGCCAGACGGTGAGCTCATTGAGCAAACTGGTTATCAGCGCGGAGGTGCTGAAGCCTATGTCGAGCACATCAAGGGCATCGTTGCGAAGCAGTAA
- a CDS encoding insulinase family protein, translating into MYYHKFTSLVTLTLLALSTCALNATNWAHLESDIAVDPAVTFGTLENGMRYAILANAEPPSRVSLRLHVDAGSLNEAEDQRGIAHFLEHMVFNGSKHFPDASTLIPQMQRLGIAFGAHANAYTSFDETVYMLDLPNTEADTLDLAFTVMRDFADGALIATDEIDNERGVVLAEMNSRDSVQMRLLEKRLDFLMPDFLVGQRLPIGLESVITGAPRKRFTDFYSQNYTAENIAFVVVGDIDPLVFEKRIQDSFGSMPAAPAPAELDLGTLPTGEGLRVGVFADEEVSSDSLSLSTLKPYTFEADTVDTRLKYLPLQVANAILTRRLQVLAKADGSPISGGSASVSHWLDAIESDSISVSPEEGKWPEAVAVMEQNLRQAIEFGFTQSEVNEITANMLNAAEESAKRAATRKSPDLASSILGSINGHYVFSHPEEDLRIEQIGLANITPETCHAALKSAWATDDLNLVLTTKAEADDTVQRLTDYYQASQAIAVEPPVEIEDQDFAYTDFGPAGCIQHQTHVKDLDFIQLELCNHVHVNLKQTDFQKNSVLVTARFGYGTLTQPRDQPGLPMLASALLNGGGLGAHSNDELSRILAGRTVGVNFGIQEDAFSLSGSTTPDDLQLELQLMCAHLTDPGYRDEALRQFQKQIPALASQLQYTLGGAAADMQAWLHGGDGRFAKPDPEQLMTYTADDVKAWIAPDMQDAAIELSIVGDFDPQAALPMILNTFGALPERSTTIQPLLEARQIEQPELPADKTFHYESKIDKAVALVSWPGAPIKEDIRESRRMNVLASVLQDRLRKKLREELGSTYSPNARFSASRVFNTATLSTSSVATSDETELLQQNMLAIANDIATEGATQDEFDRALKPILGELPMHWRQNNHWLTTVISQSQTKPYTLEWARERDADYASITLEEINALAKRTLTESNARITLSPAQ; encoded by the coding sequence ATGTATTACCATAAATTTACAAGCCTCGTAACACTGACCTTACTCGCTCTCAGCACGTGCGCCCTCAACGCCACGAACTGGGCCCACCTCGAGAGTGATATCGCCGTCGATCCCGCAGTCACCTTTGGCACACTCGAAAACGGCATGCGTTACGCCATCCTCGCCAACGCAGAACCACCAAGCCGCGTCTCCCTACGCCTACATGTCGACGCAGGCTCACTCAACGAAGCCGAAGATCAACGCGGCATCGCCCACTTCCTGGAACACATGGTGTTCAACGGCAGCAAACACTTCCCCGACGCCAGCACACTCATCCCGCAAATGCAGCGGCTCGGCATCGCCTTCGGGGCACATGCAAATGCCTACACCTCATTTGACGAAACCGTCTACATGCTCGATCTGCCAAACACTGAAGCAGACACCCTCGACCTCGCCTTCACTGTCATGCGCGATTTCGCCGATGGCGCCTTGATCGCCACAGACGAAATTGATAATGAACGCGGCGTCGTGCTCGCCGAGATGAACTCGCGCGACTCCGTGCAAATGCGCCTTCTAGAGAAACGCCTCGACTTCCTCATGCCGGACTTCCTCGTCGGGCAACGCCTGCCGATCGGTCTGGAATCGGTGATCACCGGGGCGCCACGTAAACGCTTTACCGACTTTTACTCGCAGAACTATACCGCTGAAAATATCGCCTTTGTCGTCGTCGGCGACATCGACCCGCTCGTATTTGAAAAACGGATACAAGACTCCTTTGGCTCAATGCCCGCCGCACCTGCTCCCGCTGAGCTAGACCTCGGCACTCTACCAACCGGAGAAGGCCTGCGCGTCGGCGTCTTTGCCGACGAAGAAGTTAGCAGCGACAGCCTTTCGCTCTCAACACTGAAGCCCTACACCTTCGAAGCGGACACCGTCGACACCCGTCTCAAATACCTGCCGCTCCAAGTCGCCAATGCCATCCTAACACGTCGCCTGCAGGTTCTAGCGAAAGCAGACGGATCTCCGATCAGCGGTGGTTCTGCCAGTGTCAGTCACTGGCTCGACGCCATTGAGAGCGACAGTATCAGCGTCAGCCCCGAAGAAGGTAAATGGCCGGAGGCGGTCGCCGTAATGGAGCAAAACCTACGCCAAGCCATTGAGTTCGGCTTCACCCAATCCGAGGTCAACGAGATCACCGCCAACATGCTCAACGCCGCCGAAGAATCCGCGAAACGTGCCGCCACTCGTAAATCGCCCGACCTCGCCTCAAGCATCCTCGGTAGCATCAACGGTCACTACGTGTTCAGCCATCCAGAGGAAGATCTGCGTATCGAACAGATTGGCCTCGCGAACATCACCCCTGAAACCTGCCACGCGGCTCTCAAATCAGCTTGGGCGACAGACGACTTAAACCTAGTGCTCACCACCAAAGCCGAAGCGGATGACACAGTCCAACGCCTCACGGACTATTATCAGGCCAGTCAAGCCATCGCCGTCGAGCCGCCCGTCGAAATCGAAGATCAAGACTTTGCTTACACCGACTTTGGCCCAGCTGGATGCATCCAGCACCAGACTCATGTCAAGGATCTCGATTTCATCCAACTAGAGCTTTGCAACCATGTGCACGTGAATCTGAAGCAAACCGATTTCCAGAAAAACTCGGTGCTCGTCACCGCACGCTTTGGCTACGGCACACTTACCCAACCCCGCGATCAGCCTGGCCTACCAATGCTCGCCTCGGCGCTCCTCAATGGCGGCGGGCTCGGCGCCCATAGCAATGACGAACTGAGCCGCATTCTAGCAGGTCGCACTGTCGGCGTAAACTTCGGCATTCAAGAAGACGCCTTCAGCCTATCAGGCAGCACCACACCCGACGACCTTCAACTAGAGCTCCAGCTCATGTGCGCGCACTTAACTGACCCCGGCTATCGCGACGAAGCTCTGCGCCAATTCCAGAAACAAATCCCCGCGCTCGCCTCACAGCTCCAATATACGCTCGGCGGCGCAGCAGCCGACATGCAAGCATGGCTCCACGGCGGCGACGGACGCTTTGCCAAGCCCGATCCTGAGCAGCTCATGACTTACACCGCAGACGACGTCAAAGCGTGGATCGCCCCAGACATGCAGGATGCCGCAATCGAGCTCAGCATTGTCGGCGATTTCGATCCACAAGCAGCACTGCCGATGATTTTAAATACCTTCGGCGCACTTCCAGAGCGCTCAACAACGATTCAACCATTGCTCGAAGCACGTCAAATCGAACAGCCAGAACTGCCCGCCGATAAGACCTTCCACTACGAGTCAAAGATCGACAAAGCCGTCGCACTCGTCAGCTGGCCAGGCGCGCCGATCAAAGAAGACATCCGCGAATCGCGTCGCATGAATGTGCTCGCCTCCGTGCTCCAAGACCGGCTCCGCAAAAAACTGCGCGAAGAGCTCGGTTCGACCTACAGTCCCAACGCCAGGTTTAGCGCCAGTCGTGTATTCAACACCGCCACCCTCAGCACCTCATCGGTTGCCACCAGTGACGAAACCGAGCTCTTACAACAAAACATGCTCGCGATCGCAAACGACATCGCCACCGAAGGCGCCACCCAAGACGAGTTCGACCGTGCGCTCAAGCCGATCCTAGGCGAGTTACCGATGCACTGGCGTCAAAATAACCATTGGCTGACCACTGTCATTTCGCAAAGCCAGACCAAGCCCTACACCCTCGAATGGGCACGCGAACGCGACGCTGACTACGCATCCATCACACTCGAAGAGATCAATGCACTCGCGAAGCGCACCTTAACCGAGAGCAACGCCCGCATTACCCTGAGCCCGGCTCAGTAG
- a CDS encoding ecotin family protein, producing the protein MKLVFLFCSIGLFLYMSLSAAHPELKPYAEASEGMVRYVIELPKLEDESLKKVELVVGKTVPTDGVNRHFFGGKITRETIQGWGYSYYELKAIGPMAGTLMAPHPDAPKVNTFVPVRSDLGLLRYNSKLPLVVYVPEGVEVKYRLWSTPAEPIAAAVD; encoded by the coding sequence ATGAAACTGGTATTTCTATTTTGTTCAATTGGACTCTTCCTTTATATGAGCCTGTCGGCTGCGCATCCTGAATTAAAGCCGTATGCTGAGGCGAGCGAAGGCATGGTGCGCTATGTCATCGAGTTGCCCAAGCTTGAAGATGAGAGCCTCAAAAAGGTCGAACTCGTCGTGGGGAAGACTGTGCCGACGGATGGGGTGAATCGTCACTTTTTTGGTGGTAAAATCACTCGTGAGACGATCCAAGGATGGGGCTATAGCTATTATGAATTAAAGGCAATTGGCCCGATGGCCGGCACTTTAATGGCTCCGCATCCAGATGCACCGAAGGTGAATACTTTCGTGCCGGTTCGCAGTGATTTGGGATTACTTCGCTACAACAGTAAGTTGCCACTGGTCGTGTATGTGCCCGAGGGCGTCGAGGTGAAATATCGCCTGTGGTCGACGCCGGCGGAGCCGATTGCGGCTGCGGTGGATTGA
- a CDS encoding RsmD family RNA methyltransferase → MRITGGKARGILIKAPKGDTTRPATDRMREAIFSSLGVSIEGSRVADLFAGTGAYGLEALSRGASKASFYEMDRQALACMKKNQQAVLKCCELPQSAVHTIARDLYAKTAGGEQAEIIFIDPPYDDIEANLPRIFAKADELGTPDARVILELPGNLNPEVDGWKLTRRFGKPKRDTPNAAIFEREQERTSNVEH, encoded by the coding sequence ATGCGAATCACAGGCGGCAAAGCACGCGGCATTCTAATCAAGGCCCCCAAGGGCGACACGACACGCCCGGCAACGGATCGTATGCGGGAAGCCATTTTTTCTAGCCTCGGTGTCAGCATCGAAGGCAGCCGTGTCGCTGATCTATTCGCTGGCACCGGTGCCTACGGGCTCGAAGCGCTCAGCCGCGGAGCAAGCAAAGCCTCGTTCTACGAGATGGATCGGCAAGCGCTCGCGTGCATGAAGAAAAACCAGCAGGCCGTGCTGAAATGCTGTGAACTTCCGCAGAGTGCGGTCCACACTATCGCTCGCGATCTCTACGCCAAAACAGCTGGCGGCGAGCAGGCCGAGATCATCTTTATCGACCCACCCTACGACGACATCGAGGCCAACCTACCGCGTATTTTTGCAAAAGCTGACGAACTCGGCACGCCCGACGCACGCGTGATCCTCGAGCTCCCAGGCAACCTCAACCCCGAGGTCGACGGTTGGAAGCTCACTCGCCGCTTCGGCAAACCAAAGCGCGACACGCCCAACGCTGCGATCTTTGAAAGAGAGCAGGAAAGAACTTCCAACGTTGAACATTGA
- the kdsA gene encoding 3-deoxy-8-phosphooctulonate synthase, producing the protein MIYDSNKLLLLAGPCSLESLDTCRPVADALAALQQKHPELNILFKGSFDKANRTSIGSDRGTGLEAGMEIFKTIKAEYGFRTITDIHTPDQCATVGAVVDAMQIPAFLCRQTDLLVEAAKTDCAINVKKGQFLSPYEMTFVTNKLEEAGAKEIWQTDRGTTFGYQNLVVDMRSFSIMAANGHPTIIDATHSVQLPGAAGGISGGQREFVPPLARAAIAAGANGVFLETHPNPEKAISDAASQVPLNELPELIESLLRVWQAVR; encoded by the coding sequence ATGATTTACGATTCCAACAAGCTTCTCCTACTCGCTGGCCCCTGCTCGCTCGAAAGCCTCGACACGTGCCGCCCAGTGGCCGATGCCCTCGCAGCACTCCAACAAAAGCACCCAGAGCTGAACATTCTCTTCAAAGGCTCCTTCGATAAAGCCAACCGCACCTCCATCGGCAGCGATCGCGGCACAGGCCTCGAAGCAGGCATGGAAATCTTCAAAACAATCAAAGCTGAATACGGCTTCCGCACCATCACCGACATCCATACGCCCGACCAATGCGCGACTGTCGGTGCCGTCGTCGATGCGATGCAAATCCCCGCATTCCTTTGCCGCCAGACCGACCTACTCGTCGAGGCAGCCAAGACCGACTGCGCCATCAATGTCAAAAAAGGCCAATTCCTTTCACCTTACGAAATGACATTCGTTACCAACAAACTCGAAGAAGCTGGTGCCAAAGAGATCTGGCAAACCGACCGCGGCACCACTTTCGGCTATCAAAATCTCGTCGTTGATATGCGCAGCTTCAGCATCATGGCCGCCAACGGACACCCCACCATCATCGACGCGACGCACAGCGTGCAACTCCCTGGGGCCGCCGGCGGCATCAGCGGTGGTCAACGCGAATTCGTGCCACCGCTCGCCCGCGCAGCCATCGCCGCCGGAGCCAACGGTGTCTTCCTAGAAACGCACCCGAATCCCGAGAAAGCGATCTCCGACGCAGCCAGCCAAGTGCCACTCAACGAACTGCCCGAACTGATCGAAAGCCTCCTGCGCGTCTGGCAAGCAGTTAGATAA
- a CDS encoding TatD family hydrolase yields MELIDSHCHLLGFKEKGELDAVLERAADAGVQRFITVGTSPKDWVPYREMHAAYAGKIDYTVGLHPCYVDAEWEADVSQISTFFMPPHAPVAFGEIGLDYFHLPKDPIQAGETMIFQEEAFRQQLMLASELDCPVIIHSRNAFDDTVRMIDESGIDWSRIVFHCFTYGSDEIAQVNQRGGRASFTGVVTYKNAPDIREALRTQGTERLMLETDCPYLTPEPHRGKPNEPAYLADIARRCAEALAITPEELAAHCTANTKAFFNLT; encoded by the coding sequence ATGGAACTTATCGACAGCCACTGCCACCTATTAGGCTTCAAGGAAAAGGGCGAACTCGACGCCGTGCTCGAACGCGCGGCGGACGCGGGCGTGCAACGCTTTATCACTGTCGGCACCTCGCCGAAAGACTGGGTGCCCTACCGTGAAATGCATGCCGCCTACGCAGGGAAGATCGACTATACCGTCGGCCTACACCCCTGCTACGTCGATGCCGAGTGGGAGGCAGACGTCAGCCAAATCTCCACCTTTTTCATGCCGCCGCACGCGCCCGTCGCCTTTGGCGAGATCGGTCTCGACTATTTCCACCTACCCAAAGACCCGATCCAAGCAGGTGAAACGATGATCTTTCAGGAAGAAGCCTTTCGTCAGCAGCTCATGCTCGCGAGCGAACTGGATTGCCCAGTGATCATCCACAGTCGCAACGCGTTTGACGACACTGTGCGTATGATCGACGAGTCCGGCATCGATTGGAGCCGTATCGTGTTTCACTGCTTCACCTATGGCTCCGATGAGATCGCACAGGTCAATCAACGCGGCGGGCGCGCATCGTTCACCGGTGTCGTTACCTACAAGAACGCACCCGACATTCGCGAAGCCCTGCGCACCCAAGGCACCGAACGCCTCATGTTGGAGACTGATTGCCCTTACCTTACGCCCGAACCACATCGCGGTAAGCCCAACGAACCCGCCTACCTCGCCGACATCGCGCGACGCTGCGCCGAAGCGCTAGCAATCACACCCGAGGAACTCGCCGCCCACTGCACCGCCAACACCAAGGCATTTTTCAATCTCACCTAG
- the trxB gene encoding thioredoxin-disulfide reductase yields MEDVIILGTGCAGLTAAIYTGRAQLNPLVLEGTQPGGQLTTTSEVENFPGFPEGIDGYTMMDNLRKQAAKFGARYEHAKVDKIEVEGAVKKLYAGEKVYEAKTVIVATGARPRLIGVPGEQEMFGGKGVTTCATCDGAFYRDMEVVVVGGGDSAAEEALFLTRFCSKVTLIHRRDELRASQIMADRATSHPKIEMAWNSLPQEILADEKGFTRAIRVKDAKSGEEREIPCKGAFIAIGHIPNTDFVEGVLERDGDGYIVPTAGSQVKTKYDGFFAAGDCVDHVYRQAITAAGMGCQAAIEAERYLAEL; encoded by the coding sequence ATGGAAGACGTCATCATTTTAGGCACCGGTTGTGCCGGACTCACTGCAGCTATCTACACAGGCCGCGCTCAATTGAACCCGCTCGTGCTCGAAGGCACACAGCCTGGTGGTCAGCTCACGACGACTTCGGAGGTCGAGAATTTCCCTGGTTTCCCTGAGGGCATCGATGGCTACACGATGATGGACAATCTGCGTAAGCAGGCTGCGAAGTTCGGTGCGCGTTACGAGCATGCCAAGGTCGACAAGATCGAGGTCGAGGGTGCGGTTAAGAAGCTCTACGCAGGTGAAAAAGTTTACGAAGCGAAGACGGTGATCGTCGCAACTGGCGCACGTCCACGCTTGATCGGTGTGCCCGGCGAGCAGGAAATGTTCGGCGGCAAGGGAGTGACGACGTGTGCGACCTGTGATGGTGCGTTCTACCGCGACATGGAAGTGGTCGTCGTCGGTGGTGGTGATTCTGCTGCTGAAGAAGCGCTGTTCCTGACTCGTTTCTGCTCGAAGGTGACATTGATCCACCGTCGTGATGAGTTGCGTGCGTCGCAAATCATGGCTGACCGTGCGACGTCGCATCCGAAAATCGAGATGGCTTGGAACTCGCTGCCACAGGAGATCCTTGCGGATGAGAAGGGCTTCACTCGTGCGATTCGTGTAAAAGATGCCAAGAGCGGCGAAGAGCGTGAAATCCCTTGTAAGGGGGCGTTCATCGCAATCGGCCACATCCCAAATACTGATTTTGTTGAAGGCGTGCTTGAGCGTGATGGCGACGGCTACATCGTGCCGACTGCTGGTAGCCAAGTGAAGACCAAGTATGACGGTTTCTTTGCTGCAGGCGACTGCGTCGATCACGTCTATCGTCAAGCGATCACTGCTGCGGGCATGGGTTGCCAAGCAGCCATCGAAGCTGAGCGCTATTTGGCGGAACTTTAA
- the pdxH gene encoding pyridoxamine 5'-phosphate oxidase encodes MDHLSELRDDYTKAALRSADLAADPFAQFEQWFRQAEACEVQEPNAMCLATVGAGGQPSTRVVLLKAFSEKGLVFYTNYESRKATEMEANPKVSANFLWLPLQRQVNVTGRVERVSKVTALKYFLSRPFASRLGAWSSPQSQVIGSRQILEAKLDQMKRKFANGEVPLPDNWGGYRIVPETFEFWQGGGGRLHDRFMYRRDEGGQWAPARLAP; translated from the coding sequence ATGGACCATCTCTCCGAGCTTCGCGACGACTACACTAAGGCTGCTTTGCGGTCTGCGGATCTAGCGGCGGATCCATTTGCTCAGTTTGAGCAATGGTTCCGTCAAGCTGAAGCGTGCGAGGTGCAAGAGCCGAATGCGATGTGCTTGGCTACCGTGGGTGCGGGCGGGCAACCGTCCACGCGAGTCGTGTTGCTAAAGGCGTTTTCCGAAAAAGGGCTCGTTTTTTATACCAACTACGAAAGTCGCAAGGCGACCGAGATGGAGGCCAACCCGAAGGTGTCGGCTAATTTCCTGTGGTTACCGTTGCAGCGTCAGGTCAACGTGACTGGCCGCGTCGAGCGCGTGTCTAAGGTGACTGCGCTGAAATATTTTCTTTCCCGTCCGTTTGCGAGCCGACTGGGAGCCTGGAGCTCGCCGCAGAGCCAGGTGATCGGTTCGCGCCAAATCTTGGAAGCGAAGCTGGATCAGATGAAGCGTAAGTTTGCCAATGGTGAAGTGCCGCTGCCCGATAACTGGGGCGGTTACCGTATCGTGCCCGAGACCTTTGAATTCTGGCAAGGCGGTGGCGGACGTTTACACGATCGTTTCATGTATCGACGTGATGAGGGTGGACAATGGGCACCCGCACGTTTGGCTCCCTAG
- a CDS encoding histidinol-phosphatase, with the protein MHTTLCGHAIGAPIEYVMTAVEQGIDVMTITCHIPMEWEAFGQAGIRMRLDQLDQYRKLVFDTAAKAKPLGVEVLCGIEAEVYPDESHMEPMDEILAEYEWDFVLGSLHAQCQSYLIWLKKNKVESDAMRIDSYFRHLKDGAQSGRYDSMSHPDVIRTYGVIREFKPAEHEEVIRDFLQAVVDEDICMEVNTSGLTKGDFEVHPDPLILDWASEMGVKLTIGSDSHRPYSVGQFFDTIQPMLREKGFKDLHYFRGRKRIRIDMPKWD; encoded by the coding sequence ATGCACACTACCCTTTGCGGCCATGCCATCGGTGCGCCGATCGAGTATGTGATGACTGCAGTGGAGCAGGGGATCGATGTGATGACGATTACTTGCCACATTCCGATGGAGTGGGAGGCATTTGGTCAGGCCGGGATTCGTATGCGCCTGGATCAATTGGACCAGTATCGTAAGTTGGTTTTTGATACTGCCGCGAAGGCTAAGCCATTGGGCGTGGAAGTGCTTTGCGGAATCGAGGCCGAGGTGTATCCAGATGAGTCGCACATGGAGCCGATGGACGAGATTCTTGCTGAGTATGAGTGGGACTTTGTGCTCGGCTCACTGCATGCGCAGTGCCAGAGCTATTTAATTTGGTTAAAGAAGAACAAGGTCGAGAGCGATGCCATGCGGATCGACAGTTATTTTCGTCATCTCAAAGACGGTGCGCAATCTGGACGTTACGATAGTATGTCGCACCCCGATGTGATTCGCACTTACGGTGTGATCCGCGAGTTCAAGCCCGCGGAACACGAGGAAGTGATTCGCGACTTTCTGCAAGCGGTTGTGGATGAAGACATTTGTATGGAGGTCAATACCAGTGGCCTGACCAAGGGTGACTTTGAAGTGCACCCTGACCCGCTAATTTTAGACTGGGCGAGCGAGATGGGCGTGAAGCTTACGATCGGTTCGGATTCACATCGCCCGTATTCTGTCGGTCAGTTCTTCGATACGATTCAGCCGATGCTCCGTGAGAAGGGCTTTAAGGATCTACACTATTTCCGCGGACGTAAGCGTATTCGGATTGATATGCCGAAGTGGGACTGA
- the cdd gene encoding cytidine deaminase, which translates to MELKADDFKDALSTLPATEQSLLLNQLCAPQFGGKLTDFASPAIELAQTLLPLAAIFSIAPISGFKVGAIAVGASGALYLGSNLEFTGTPLSATLHAEQSAVLNAWMHGERALQALAISAAPCGHCRQFLWELPNATTLPIIVGQTQTSLSELLPMPFGQQRQSGQGLLDSPPSKLQSIAPNQQTTAQRAINAAQRSYTPYTHTPEGFVIECADGQHFTGRTAENIAFNPSVPAVLTALNQRNLSNSRNVTIHRCTQAKLATALHSSGELAASIIRGISTATIQTVLVESV; encoded by the coding sequence ATGGAACTCAAAGCAGACGACTTTAAAGATGCACTCAGCACACTCCCAGCAACCGAGCAGTCTCTCCTATTAAACCAGCTTTGCGCGCCGCAGTTTGGCGGCAAACTGACCGACTTCGCCAGTCCAGCAATCGAACTCGCGCAAACACTCCTCCCCCTCGCCGCGATATTTTCCATCGCTCCCATATCGGGGTTCAAAGTCGGAGCTATCGCAGTCGGCGCATCTGGCGCACTCTACCTCGGTAGTAATCTCGAATTTACTGGCACACCGCTCAGCGCCACGCTCCACGCAGAGCAATCTGCAGTCCTCAACGCCTGGATGCACGGCGAGCGCGCACTACAAGCACTCGCGATCTCCGCAGCCCCTTGCGGACACTGCCGCCAGTTTCTATGGGAGCTGCCCAACGCGACGACTCTGCCTATCATCGTCGGCCAAACACAGACCTCGCTCAGTGAACTGTTACCGATGCCCTTCGGCCAGCAACGGCAAAGCGGACAAGGACTTCTCGATAGCCCACCATCCAAGCTTCAAAGCATCGCCCCAAACCAACAAACGACTGCACAGCGCGCGATCAACGCCGCGCAACGCAGCTACACCCCTTACACGCACACCCCCGAAGGCTTCGTCATCGAATGCGCCGACGGCCAACACTTCACCGGCCGCACCGCAGAAAACATCGCCTTCAATCCCAGCGTCCCCGCAGTGCTCACCGCGCTCAACCAGCGCAACTTATCCAATAGCCGCAACGTCACGATCCATCGCTGCACGCAGGCAAAACTAGCCACCGCGCTGCATTCAAGCGGTGAACTCGCCGCCTCGATCATCCGCGGCATTTCAACAGCCACGATTCAGACTGTGCTGGTCGAGAGTGTGTAA
- a CDS encoding DUF4870 domain-containing protein — MDNDATNPTEPSNEAEAQQPPVIPNTEPQTETKPDNTMPMLCHLLALVALIGIPFGNILGPLIVWLIKRDEDPLVDLCGKESLNFQISVIIYGVALFVLMIPAAIIPFIGILLVPAIMLAGIGLGIAAIVYTIIAGIKASEGQSYTYPCTIRFIQ; from the coding sequence ATGGATAACGATGCAACCAACCCCACCGAGCCTTCAAATGAAGCCGAAGCGCAGCAACCGCCAGTGATTCCAAACACTGAGCCTCAAACTGAGACCAAACCTGACAATACAATGCCAATGCTGTGCCATTTACTGGCACTGGTCGCATTGATCGGCATTCCCTTTGGTAATATCCTGGGCCCCTTGATCGTTTGGCTCATCAAGCGCGACGAAGACCCACTCGTCGATCTATGTGGCAAAGAATCGCTCAACTTCCAGATTTCAGTGATCATCTACGGCGTGGCGCTGTTCGTCTTGATGATACCAGCTGCCATCATCCCCTTCATTGGTATACTGCTAGTGCCAGCGATCATGCTCGCTGGCATCGGACTGGGCATCGCGGCCATCGTCTACACGATTATTGCAGGTATCAAAGCCAGCGAAGGACAGAGCTACACCTACCCATGCACGATTCGCTTCATCCAATAG
- the yaaA gene encoding peroxide stress protein YaaA, translating to MLILLSPAKSLDYDAPLLTKKATQPRLAADSAQLIDELKTLSAEEVGALMRISPKLAELNHARFQSYSPKFTAKNSRQAILAFTGDVYQGMALTDWSTEDFEAAQQQIRILSGLYGVLRPLDRMQPYRLEMGTKFPNTRGTNLYKFWGSTITELLNKDLKASGSDLIVNLASNEYFSSVKPKELDGQLITPVFKDEKNGKYKIISFYAKKARGMMADFIVRNNVQSAEDLKTFNTGGYQFNADASDAKSLVFLRAEQK from the coding sequence ATGTTGATTCTCCTATCTCCCGCAAAGTCACTGGACTACGACGCACCGCTTCTAACCAAGAAAGCGACACAGCCCCGCTTGGCTGCAGATTCCGCGCAGTTGATTGACGAGCTCAAGACACTCAGCGCCGAAGAAGTCGGCGCACTCATGCGTATCAGTCCGAAACTCGCAGAACTCAACCACGCACGCTTTCAGAGCTACAGCCCAAAGTTCACCGCCAAGAATAGCCGCCAAGCAATCCTCGCATTTACTGGCGACGTCTATCAGGGCATGGCGCTCACAGACTGGTCGACTGAAGACTTCGAGGCCGCTCAACAACAGATCCGCATCCTATCTGGCCTCTACGGCGTGCTCCGTCCACTCGACCGTATGCAACCGTATCGCCTCGAAATGGGCACCAAGTTTCCCAATACACGCGGCACTAACCTCTACAAATTCTGGGGTAGCACCATCACCGAGCTGCTCAACAAAGATCTCAAAGCCTCGGGCTCTGACCTCATCGTCAATCTCGCATCAAATGAATACTTCTCGTCCGTCAAACCGAAGGAACTCGACGGCCAACTGATAACGCCCGTCTTCAAGGACGAAAAGAACGGCAAGTATAAGATCATCTCGTTCTATGCGAAAAAGGCCCGCGGTATGATGGCCGACTTCATTGTGCGTAACAACGTGCAGTCCGCCGAGGACTTGAAGACTTTCAATACTGGTGGATATCAGTTCAACGCAGATGCGTCGGATGCCAAGAGTCTCGTATTCCTGAGAGCCGAACAGAAATAG